A genomic window from candidate division WOR-3 bacterium includes:
- a CDS encoding SLBB domain-containing protein, with the protein MISLILFFQIGAGGRAYSPEYYIFPSQDKVLIEVQLWGHISKPGLYQVPLKTDIIKLISLSGGPLPSGDLSKVKVIRNGKNQVININDMLKGEKFYLEAGDVVIVPQNTSSKFKDYLYFFKEGIALFAQIILIYTFIQAQK; encoded by the coding sequence ATGATTTCTTTAATTTTATTTTTTCAGATTGGGGCGGGTGGAAGAGCATATTCCCCAGAGTATTATATTTTTCCAAGTCAGGATAAAGTTTTAATAGAAGTTCAGTTATGGGGACATATTTCAAAACCTGGACTTTATCAAGTTCCCCTTAAGACAGATATAATTAAGTTGATTTCACTTTCTGGTGGTCCGCTTCCGAGTGGTGATTTAAGTAAAGTAAAAGTAATTAGGAATGGTAAAAATCAGGTAATAAATATAAATGATATGCTAAAGGGAGAGAAATTCTATCTTGAAGCAGGAGATGTTGTGATTGTGCCGCAGAACACTTCTTCAAAGTTTAAGGATTATCTATACTTTTTTAAGGAAGGAATAGCACTTTTTGCCCAGATTATTTTAATTTATACATTTATACAGGCACAGAAATGA
- a CDS encoding polyprenol monophosphomannose synthase codes for MKILIIIPTYNEKDNIKELIDKIFSLGIELDILVVDDNSPDGTWEIVEDIRKENKRVNLILRKKKEGLGVAYRDGFKWAIEKNYDIIIHLDADFSHDPEEIPNFIKKIEDGYDVVVGSRYLNGVTVVNWPLKRLLLSYFANLYARILSGVKIKDLTSGYKAFKRDVLENIPWKEVSSGGYGFQIETVYYPYWMGYKICEIPIIFVERRKGKSKMSKKIILEAFFLVIKLFLKRIFKKVYNKNR; via the coding sequence ATGAAAATACTTATCATAATTCCAACTTACAATGAAAAAGATAACATAAAAGAATTAATAGATAAAATTTTTTCTCTGGGAATAGAACTTGACATATTAGTTGTGGATGATAATTCACCTGATGGAACCTGGGAAATTGTTGAAGATATTAGAAAAGAAAACAAAAGAGTAAATCTTATTTTGAGAAAAAAGAAAGAAGGTCTTGGTGTTGCTTATCGTGATGGTTTTAAGTGGGCAATTGAAAAAAATTATGATATCATAATTCATCTTGATGCAGATTTTTCACATGATCCAGAGGAAATTCCGAATTTTATAAAAAAGATTGAAGATGGTTATGATGTTGTCGTTGGTTCAAGATATTTGAATGGTGTGACTGTTGTTAACTGGCCGTTAAAGCGACTTCTTTTATCTTATTTTGCAAATTTATATGCAAGAATTTTGTCAGGTGTTAAAATCAAGGATTTAACATCAGGATATAAGGCTTTTAAAAGGGATGTTCTTGAAAATATACCCTGGAAAGAAGTTTCAAGTGGTGGATATGGTTTTCAAATTGAGACAGTTTATTATCCTTACTGGATGGGTTATAAAATCTGTGAGATTCCGATAATATTTGTGGAAAGAAGGAAAGGAAAATCAAAGATGTCAAAGAAGATAATTCTCGAAGCTTTTTTCCTTGTTATTAAGCTATTTTTGAAAAGAATTTTTAAAAAAGTTTATAATAAGAATAGATGA